TGCTTCTCTTATAAATTGAGCATTTATAGAAGCATGATATTTAGTTTCAAGTTCATCTGCTATTGCAAATAACTCTTCTTTAGTTGATCTATATGGTCTTAAAGCATTATATATTTCAAGAATTCTTGTATCTGGAACTGCTATAAGTTCAGAAGCTCTTCTTAAGTTTCTTGCGAAAGAGTGTCTATTTACACTTTCAGCTACTTGAGCTTGCATTTCTAGTGTTTCAGGAGCTATTCTACAGTCAGCTGCTCCTACTGTTCCGTTCATTACATTTTCCATTGTAAATTCTTCAAGTTTTTTTCCTGTTGCAGATCTAACTACGTCAGCTTTCTTTTGGCTTAAAGGATAATCCTTACTAGTAGTTTCTCCACAGCTAGTTTTTGTTACTGTATTTGAATTGCTTTCACCTTTTGCCATAGAAAGCATTACTTCTCTTATCATTTTTTCTAGTAATTGTTGGTCCAAATTAATTCACCACCTTAATTATTTTTATTTAAAAATAGGATTTAATTCTACTGGTTTTGCATTTACTACAACATGTTCAGTTTCTTTTATGTGTAATAATGCTGCAATAGCTTGATATTTAGGTCTTGCCATTTGGTCGTTCATTTGAGGAACTGGTTTTGGAGTTTCTCCTTTTGCATATTTAGCAGCATTTTTTCCTATCATTCTGTAATGCTCTCTTTCTAGTAATGGAGCTTGAGGGAATAACTCAAGGTTAGTTAATGGGAATAGATCTTTTTGGTGAATAACTGTTGTACCTTTAGATTGAATTCCTATTCCTATTCCTGATCCACTTAATTTTGCTCCATCATTTGCAAGGATTGAAACGTCTGAAGTTCTTAAAATTCTTACTACTCTTGGAGTTAATCCTTCTTCTTCTATACCTGCCATAAGTTCTCTTAAAACATCTGCATGAGGTATATGAGTAATAGTTTCAGTTTGATATTTTCCGAAAGCAGCAGCAACAGCTATAACAACTTCGTCACTTCTAGTTCCTTTTTTAGCTTCTCCAACTTCTACTAATTCTAGTTTTCCATCTCTATTTTCTACTTTTTTAACTGGTTCTGCAGGAGTAGCAGAAGATTCCCCAGCATATCTTTTTATAACTTCTTCAATGATTCCTCTGATTTCATTTTCGTTCAGTTGCATCTTTTACCTCCCTAAACTATTTGATTTTTGATGCATCTACTGCATTTCCAATATTTGAAAGTTCTTCCCATTTTTCAGCACTGATTTGGTATCCAGTTCCTGGTCCTGTATAGTCGTTTCTATCATTTACAGCACTGATTACGTTAAAGTCTTTATCTAATATTGCTGATGTATGTAAGTGGTCTCCAGCAACTCTAAGTTTCATTAGTTTTAATAGGTCTGATGCAACATCATCAAATCCTTTAGTTTTAAGAGCTTTTACAACATCTATTCCTGTAATTCCTCTTTCCATCATTTCAGTAGCAGCTTTTATGTCAGCAACCATATCTCTTTCTGGCATATCTTTACTTCCGTGAGCATATGTAGCAGCTTCTACTTCAGCATCTGTAATTTCAGGAAGTCCTAAAGCTTCGAAAACAGCTTGAATTGCTCTAGCAGCTTTATTTCTAACTCTTACTACATCTTCTTCTTTTACTGGTTTTAATCCAGCATCTATTCTTAAGTCTCTTTGAATTATATTCCAGTCATCATAGTCTTCTGCATCCCAGTTTGATCCAGCAAACATGTTGTCATAGTTAGGAGTTGAACTGTATCCTGAACAGATAAAGTCAGTTCCTGGTATCATTTGCATTAATGATCTTGCTACTCTTCTTAAATCTGAATGTGTAAATGTTTGGTCATTACTTGATGCACATTCAAGGTCAAGCATCATAGCTACTAAGTTTTCAGCAAGGATTTCTCTTACTCCTCCTGGTACTGCTCCTGGAACTCCAACACAACTTACTGATCCGTTTTGGATTCCTTGTACTCCTGCTCCTTTAGTTATAAATAAGCAACGAGCTTCTAGATATAACATTGAACATCCTTCAGCATATCCCATTAGAACTTCTGATCCACTTCCTGAAGTATATCTCATTTTTAATCCTCTTGAAGCATAAGCTGATGCAAGGAATGATTTTGACCAAGGAGTGTCATCTCCGTCCATAAATACTGGTTCAGTTCCATAAACTGATACAGTTTCAGCATAAGCTGTAAGTCCTCTCATTCCTAGTAATAATTCTGTAGCTTCTTCAACAGAACATTGAGTTAAGATTCCAGGTCTTCCAACTTGTGATCCAACTAGTAAAGATATTGCATTGAATGGAGCATATCTTGTAACAGCAACTGTAGTTTCTTCTTCAGCAAATCCTCTTAAAGAAGCTTCTGCTGCGTCAGCTGCTATTTGAACTGGGTTGTCTTTAATATTAGTTACGTGACATTGGTTAGATGGAGTTTTTCTAGCTCTCATTTTGTTAACTGCCATCATCATTTCTAATACAGACATTTTTCCCATTACTTCAGCAACTTTTGCTGGAGTTAATGATAAAGTGATTTTTAAGATTTCATCTCTTGATACATTTATATCAACTAATTTTCTAGCTATTTCTAATGAATCCATAGCCATTACTTTTTCAACATTGTCTATTACTATTCCATAGTCTGCGATAAAGTAGTCTAGTAAGTCAAAATCTTCTCTTTTCTTTCCGTCAAGTTCAACTATTTTTCCATTAACTACTTTTACACTTGGTTTAGGGTCTAGAGGAGAGTTCATTGCTATTAACCCTACTTCAGGCCACTCTTTTACATATCCATCTTTATTTACAGGTCTATTACCTAATACTTCAAAACGTTTAGATCTCATTCTAACCTCCTAATTGATTTTCAGCTTTCAACTATTTTACTTAATTTTAGATATATGGGTGTGATGCTGATGGAGCTGGTCCTCCTAAAGTTTCAAGAAGTTTAACTCCTACTTCTTTAGCTGCAAGGATCGCTTGTCTAACTGCTCCAGAATCTCCACATATTGCTAAAATAACTTCGTTTGAGAAGCTAGTTCCTTTAGCTGGTGATGAGTAAGCAAGTACTTCTACATTAGCTGCTTTTAAAGCTGTATCTGCTGTAACTACTCCAATTGCTGCTGGTGCTCCAACGATTATTCCAAATGCTTTTCCTAAAGGTGCTCCAAATGCTTTGTTACATGCATATGATGCTCTTGCTGTATATTGAAGTTCAATATGTCCAGCTGGGTTTCCATAAACATCTCCGAATTTTTCAGTTACTGCTGCTATTGCAACTTCAACTGCTCTTCTAGCATCTGATACATCTTCAGCTCCAAATAGAATTAAAGATCCGTGTCCTGCTCCTCCTTCTGTATCTCTAGGAAGTTCTATACTGATTACTTCTGTATTTGTAGCTTTTACTGCTTCATCTGCCGCCATGATGAAAGGTCCTGCCCCTGTTCTTGCTCCAAGAATACCTATTGAACGATATTTTTTGTCTATTCCCATAGCTTCATGAAGTGCTGGGTCTACGTTAGCAATTACTAATCCGATTCCATTTCCGTGAGTAGTAACTCCTACAAATTCTGTTAAACGGCACTCTCTTTTTGCAGGTGCACAAGGTGTTTCACCCTTTTTATCTTTTAGTTTTTCCATAACTTCTGCCATCATTTTTTCTACTAACTTATCTTGCATTAATTTTTACCCCCCTTTAATTGATTTTTTATATAAAAAGGCTATTTTTAAGTTATCGCTTTAATTATATTAAGATAAAATGTCACATTAATGTCATATTTAACTTTTTTTGACACATGTTAAAACACTTTTCTAAAAATATCTTTTAAATCTTCAACATTGGCTTTTCTAATATTTCCACCTGTACAAATATCATTTAAAGCTGTTTCAGCCATTTCAGGAATAAGTTTGTTGTATTCAACTTCATCAATTCCCATATCTTTAACTCTAGCAGGTATTCCTAATTCTCTATTTAAGATTTCCACTGCTATTGCTAAACTTTCTGCCCCCTCTTTAACAGAGCTACAAGGTAGTTCTAATTCTTTTGCTATCTCATAGTATTTTTGAGCAGTTTCCATATCTTCACCATTAAATCTAATGATATATGGAAGTACTACACCATTTGATCTTCCATGTGGTTTGTGGAATTTTCCTCCTATTGCATGAGCAACACTATGGTTTATTCCTAAACCTGATTTTTCAAAGGCTATTCCTGCTATACATGATGCCTTTGCCATTTCAACTCTAGCATCTCTATCCTCTATATTTCTGTACATTTTTAAAAGATTTTTAAAGATACCTTTTATTGCTGTCATAGCATAGATTTGTGTATGAAAATTTGCTACTGAACAACTATATGCTTCTATTGCATGTGTTAAAGCATCTATTCCTCCATCTGCAACTACAGATTTTGGAAGTGTTCTTGTAAATTCTGGATCTAAAATAGCTATTTTAGGCATCATCTCTTCATCTTTTATAGGAATTTTTACACTATTTACTGTGTCAGTTATTACTGCATATGAAGTTACTTCTGATCCTGTTCCACTTGTAGTTGGTATAGCTATTACTGGAATATCTATTCCTGTTCTCTTTAAAAAATATCTTACTGCTTTAGCTGAATCAAGAGTTGATCCTCCTCCTACTGCAATAATAGTTTCTGGAGAAAAATCAATTACTTGGTCTAATGCTTTTTTTACAGACTCTAATGATGGGTTCATTTCTACTCCATCAAAAATATCATACTGAATATCTGATTTTTTTAAAGCATCTTCAACCTTTGCAATCAATCCAACTTTTACCATCATAGCATCTGTTATAATAGTAACTTTTTCACATTTTAGTTCTGCAAGTATGCTTTTTATATCAGCATCAGCATAAACTTCAGTTGTCACTTTAAAAACTTCCATTTTCCAACCTCCTTATAAAAAAATAGTTGCTATATTTTTAATATTCATATAATATAGTATTAGAGCAAATTGTCATTATAATGTCATTTCCTCTATTTTATTATTTAAAAATTAAACATTATTTCGCTATATTTAGGAGTGGGCAAACTATGAATATACATAAAAAAATTGCTGCTTTTAACACTTTAATCTTTATTATTTTTTATATTGTAATATTGTATCTGTTAAGAGCTTCAATTACTGTAAATAATATTCTTGTGATAAAATTAATTGTGCTGTCTATTTTATTTTTTTTAGTATCTGTTTTTGTTAATAAATTTGCACTTTTAAACTTGTATAATCTTTTAGATAAGTTTGAAACTGTCCTTTCTGAAATTAATAAAAAGTTTGTCAGCCAACTTAAAGATGATTTTTTAAATTTAGAGGATTGTTTCTATAAAGTTTTCTCCTCTGTTAAAACAGATATTTTAGATATCCTAGTTAAAGAGGGGGAAATTAAAAGAGAAAAAGAGAAGGCAGAAGCATTAAGTGAAAAATTAAGACTACTTAATAAAAATCTTGAAGATATGGTAGAACAGAGAACAAAGGAATTAAGTTTCTCAAAAGAGGTAGCCGAGTCAGCCAATAGAGCTAAAAGTGAATTTCTTGCTAAAATTAGCCATGAGATGCGTACACCTTTAACTCCTATAATTGGATATTCAAAACTACTTTTAAAAGAGTATCCAAATTCAGAGATAAAAGATAAATTAGATATTATTCATACATCTGGAGTTAAGCTTCTTAATTTTACAAATGAGCTTTTAGATTTCTCTAAAATAGAATCTGGAAAAGTAGATCTTAATTTTGAATCTTTTAGTGTTAAAGAACTTTTCCAAGAGATATTCTATGAACATAATTCCCTAGCAGCAACTAAAAATTTAAAATTTGAGATTAAATATGATAAAAATGATACAACAATTTATTCTGATAAAATGAAAATCTATGAGATAGTAAAAAATCTTATTCACAATGCCATTAAATATACAAATAAAGGTTTTGTTTTCTGTGAAGTTAATGTAAATAGTAATTTCCTTAATTTTAGTGTATACGATAGTGGTATAGGTATATCTAAAGATCATTTAGACTATATTTTTGAAAGCTTCGGACAGATTAATAAACATTCATCTGGAGCTGGTCTTGGACTTAGTATTACAAAAAAATTAGTTGAAATTCTTAAGGGTACTATTACAGTTGAAAGTAAAGTTATGGTTGGAACTACTTTTAATGTAAGTATCCCTATTGAAGTATTTGAAAAGAAAAATGAAAATTTCTCAGTTATTCTTACAAAGTTATTAAACTCTAATAATCCAAGTATAAAATCTATACTATTAAAAAGTATTTTAAAATTCCCAATTAGATTAAAGAGTTTAAAAGAAGCTTATAAAAAACAAAATATTGAACAGATACGTGAGATAAATCATTTAATTCTTGGTACTTATGGTAATCTAAATCTTACATTAATATATGACATGTCTAAAAAGATATCTGAAGAGTTAAAGAAAAATCCAGTATCTTTTGATACAATACTTTATTGTATTGAAGAATTAGAAAGAATGACTCACACTATTGATTATAGCGAATTATTTAATATGTATCTTCAATTTAATACTAAACAGATTAAAATTTTAATTGCAGAAGATGTTGAAGAAAATAGAGATTTCTTAAAAGCTGTTTTAGAATCTCCACTTATAAGTGTTACTTGTGTAGAACATGGTCTTAATGCTTTAAAGGCTATGAAAGAAAAGAAATTTGATGTAGTATTTTTAGATATCCATATGCCTGTTATGGATGGATTACAAACTATATCTCATATAAAAGCTAATGAAGAATTAAAAAATACTCCTGTTATTGCTCTTACTGCTCAAGCTATTATTGGAGATAAAGAAAAATATCTACCTTATGGTTTTGATGGGTATATTACAAAACCTATCAATGAATCTGTTTTATTTAGTTATTTAGAAAAATTTATATTTGCTAAGAAAAAAGGTGATAATAATGATTAAAGTCCTAACAATAGAAGACTCTGAAGAAACCAGAGATATTCTAAAGATAATCTTATCTGAAGAAAAAAGTATTAAGTTCTTAGAAGCTGCTTCTATTAAAGAGGGAATGGAAATTTTAAAAAAAGAAACACCAGAAATAATACTTCTTGATCTTTCTCTACCAGATGGAAATGGAAGTTATGTTTGTGAGCAGATAAAAAGTAATCCAAAATATTTTGGTTCTCCTTTTATTCTTGCTTTAACTGCTGAAACATCTCAAGAAACTGTAAACAAAACTTTAGAAATGGGTTGTGATGACTATATAAAAAAACCTTTTGATTCTAAAGAGTTATTGATAAGATTAAAAAAATTTCTTGTGAGAGTTCCTCAAAATAAAGATATTCTTACATATGGAAATATGAAACTTTTTTCTTCAGATAAAACTATGCTCTATGAAAATGAGCCTATTGAACTTTCTAAAAATGAGTTTGAACTTCTATCTTATTTTATTGTTAATAGAGGTTTACTTCTTACAAGAGAAAATATTTTAAATCATGTTTGGAAGGAAAATTTTGATATAAGTGATAAAGCTGTTGATCAATGCTTAAAAAGACTTAGAAAAAAACTACCTATTTTAAATGAAGTTCTAATATCTAAAAGAGGGTTTGGCTATATTTTAAAATAAAGGAGAAGTTAAATGGAAAAGGGGAAAAATATATCAGATGATTTTTTAGATATAGAGTTCTTTCAAATTTTACAAAATAGATTTGCTGAAGAGTTTGGAATAGCTAGTGTAATAACTGATATAAATGGATTACCAATTACAGAACCTAGTAATTTTACTGAATTTTGTAGTATTCATACAAGAGGAAGTGAAGTTGGATTTAAAAAATGTATGCTCTGTGATGCCTATGGTGGAGCTAAAGCAAAGGCTTTAAAAAAACCTGTTGTCTATCGTTGCCATGCTGGGCTTATAGATTTTGCAAGTCCGATTATTATTGGTGATAAGCTTGTTGGATGTTTTTTATGTGGACAACTTCTCTCTGAAAAACCTAATGAGGAAAAATTTAGAAAAACTGCTCATGAAATCGGAGTAGATGAGGATATATATATTGAAGCTGTAAAAAAAGTAAAGATTCTTCCATATGAAAAGATTGAATATGCTGCAAATTTTCTATATGATATCTCTTCTAAAATCTCTAACTTTAGCTATCACCAAAATACAGGTATTTTAGCAAATAATCTATGTCGTTCAAGTATAGATGGATTTTCAGATTTCTTAAAAGATATAGATATTTTTGATTTAAAAAAAAATAAGAAAATTTCTATTTTTTCAAAACTCTATTCAACTCTCTTTAAGAAAACTTTTATTACTGAAAAAAGAATATATCAATTAGATAAAAAAATTGATATCTGCTTAAATGAACTAGATAAAATCAGTGATAAAGTTAAATCTACTGAAAGGAATTTTAAATATTTTAATATAAGTCATATTTCAAAAAAACCTTGATTTTATTCAAGGTTTTTTCTAGCTAGAATTAAGATTTTCTGTTATACTAAATAGAATA
This is a stretch of genomic DNA from Fusobacterium varium. It encodes these proteins:
- a CDS encoding response regulator transcription factor, with the protein product MIKVLTIEDSEETRDILKIILSEEKSIKFLEAASIKEGMEILKKETPEIILLDLSLPDGNGSYVCEQIKSNPKYFGSPFILALTAETSQETVNKTLEMGCDDYIKKPFDSKELLIRLKKFLVRVPQNKDILTYGNMKLFSSDKTMLYENEPIELSKNEFELLSYFIVNRGLLLTRENILNHVWKENFDISDKAVDQCLKRLRKKLPILNEVLISKRGFGYILK
- a CDS encoding propanediol/glycerol family dehydratase large subunit — its product is MRSKRFEVLGNRPVNKDGYVKEWPEVGLIAMNSPLDPKPSVKVVNGKIVELDGKKREDFDLLDYFIADYGIVIDNVEKVMAMDSLEIARKLVDINVSRDEILKITLSLTPAKVAEVMGKMSVLEMMMAVNKMRARKTPSNQCHVTNIKDNPVQIAADAAEASLRGFAEEETTVAVTRYAPFNAISLLVGSQVGRPGILTQCSVEEATELLLGMRGLTAYAETVSVYGTEPVFMDGDDTPWSKSFLASAYASRGLKMRYTSGSGSEVLMGYAEGCSMLYLEARCLFITKGAGVQGIQNGSVSCVGVPGAVPGGVREILAENLVAMMLDLECASSNDQTFTHSDLRRVARSLMQMIPGTDFICSGYSSTPNYDNMFAGSNWDAEDYDDWNIIQRDLRIDAGLKPVKEEDVVRVRNKAARAIQAVFEALGLPEITDAEVEAATYAHGSKDMPERDMVADIKAATEMMERGITGIDVVKALKTKGFDDVASDLLKLMKLRVAGDHLHTSAILDKDFNVISAVNDRNDYTGPGTGYQISAEKWEELSNIGNAVDASKIK
- a CDS encoding response regulator; protein product: MNIHKKIAAFNTLIFIIFYIVILYLLRASITVNNILVIKLIVLSILFFLVSVFVNKFALLNLYNLLDKFETVLSEINKKFVSQLKDDFLNLEDCFYKVFSSVKTDILDILVKEGEIKREKEKAEALSEKLRLLNKNLEDMVEQRTKELSFSKEVAESANRAKSEFLAKISHEMRTPLTPIIGYSKLLLKEYPNSEIKDKLDIIHTSGVKLLNFTNELLDFSKIESGKVDLNFESFSVKELFQEIFYEHNSLAATKNLKFEIKYDKNDTTIYSDKMKIYEIVKNLIHNAIKYTNKGFVFCEVNVNSNFLNFSVYDSGIGISKDHLDYIFESFGQINKHSSGAGLGLSITKKLVEILKGTITVESKVMVGTTFNVSIPIEVFEKKNENFSVILTKLLNSNNPSIKSILLKSILKFPIRLKSLKEAYKKQNIEQIREINHLILGTYGNLNLTLIYDMSKKISEELKKNPVSFDTILYCIEELERMTHTIDYSELFNMYLQFNTKQIKILIAEDVEENRDFLKAVLESPLISVTCVEHGLNALKAMKEKKFDVVFLDIHMPVMDGLQTISHIKANEELKNTPVIALTAQAIIGDKEKYLPYGFDGYITKPINESVLFSYLEKFIFAKKKGDNND
- a CDS encoding iron-containing alcohol dehydrogenase, with the protein product MEVFKVTTEVYADADIKSILAELKCEKVTIITDAMMVKVGLIAKVEDALKKSDIQYDIFDGVEMNPSLESVKKALDQVIDFSPETIIAVGGGSTLDSAKAVRYFLKRTGIDIPVIAIPTTSGTGSEVTSYAVITDTVNSVKIPIKDEEMMPKIAILDPEFTRTLPKSVVADGGIDALTHAIEAYSCSVANFHTQIYAMTAIKGIFKNLLKMYRNIEDRDARVEMAKASCIAGIAFEKSGLGINHSVAHAIGGKFHKPHGRSNGVVLPYIIRFNGEDMETAQKYYEIAKELELPCSSVKEGAESLAIAVEILNRELGIPARVKDMGIDEVEYNKLIPEMAETALNDICTGGNIRKANVEDLKDIFRKVF
- the pduB gene encoding propanediol utilization microcompartment protein PduB yields the protein MQDKLVEKMMAEVMEKLKDKKGETPCAPAKRECRLTEFVGVTTHGNGIGLVIANVDPALHEAMGIDKKYRSIGILGARTGAGPFIMAADEAVKATNTEVISIELPRDTEGGAGHGSLILFGAEDVSDARRAVEVAIAAVTEKFGDVYGNPAGHIELQYTARASYACNKAFGAPLGKAFGIIVGAPAAIGVVTADTALKAANVEVLAYSSPAKGTSFSNEVILAICGDSGAVRQAILAAKEVGVKLLETLGGPAPSASHPYI
- a CDS encoding diol dehydratase small subunit produces the protein MDQQLLEKMIREVMLSMAKGESNSNTVTKTSCGETTSKDYPLSQKKADVVRSATGKKLEEFTMENVMNGTVGAADCRIAPETLEMQAQVAESVNRHSFARNLRRASELIAVPDTRILEIYNALRPYRSTKEELFAIADELETKYHASINAQFIREAAELYEKRDRLRKD
- a CDS encoding propanediol/glycerol family dehydratase medium subunit, encoding MQLNENEIRGIIEEVIKRYAGESSATPAEPVKKVENRDGKLELVEVGEAKKGTRSDEVVIAVAAAFGKYQTETITHIPHADVLRELMAGIEEEGLTPRVVRILRTSDVSILANDGAKLSGSGIGIGIQSKGTTVIHQKDLFPLTNLELFPQAPLLEREHYRMIGKNAAKYAKGETPKPVPQMNDQMARPKYQAIAALLHIKETEHVVVNAKPVELNPIFK
- a CDS encoding PocR ligand-binding domain-containing protein, which codes for MEKGKNISDDFLDIEFFQILQNRFAEEFGIASVITDINGLPITEPSNFTEFCSIHTRGSEVGFKKCMLCDAYGGAKAKALKKPVVYRCHAGLIDFASPIIIGDKLVGCFLCGQLLSEKPNEEKFRKTAHEIGVDEDIYIEAVKKVKILPYEKIEYAANFLYDISSKISNFSYHQNTGILANNLCRSSIDGFSDFLKDIDIFDLKKNKKISIFSKLYSTLFKKTFITEKRIYQLDKKIDICLNELDKISDKVKSTERNFKYFNISHISKKP